A stretch of DNA from Schizosaccharomyces osmophilus chromosome 2, complete sequence:
ATTCCGCCCTTactccttttcttcttgctcTGGCTAGTAACGTACTTGCTCTATACTTTTTTGGATAGAGCGCTTTTGAAGGTGCAAGGGTTGCGGAATTATAGACAACATGAATACAACTTTTTCTGATTGTACATTTACTGAAGAATCAGGAGATGAAATAACCAACATATCTTACTTAGAGAAACAAATTGAGCAACAGCGCTACCAAACATCGGTACGTATGAAACCTCATGTATTCGTGAAAATCTAACATTAGTAGGTTGAATTACTGCTTCCTGTGCAAAATGAGAGCGATGCCATCACAACCAAAATTGTTGATATGGTAGATAGCCTTTCGTATTACGAATTTACCGGAAGCCCCGATATTCTCCTATTTCCCGACTTGTATAATAATCTCTTGCATTCAGGTATTAATTTATAGCTAATAAATGCGAAGCTTTGGTGTCTAACCTATGTAGGAAAAGCGTTCCTTATTTCTCAGGCGCCTTATGGTTCTGATGACCAAATCTCAACAGTTAATGGTAAATGATTTACTAAACTTGAAGTCAGTCTAACAAAAGTGAATAGGAAAACTACATGTCACACTGAGTAAAGACtcatttcttcaaacaGGCCTGGATGCTCACCcagcttcttcaaagacGACTAACTCTTTATGGCATGCTTCTTACGACCTGAAAACGACTTTTTTACAATCTCACCGAAAGGGCTTTGAAAGACTGAAGAGTGCACTTGGTCGCTTTAATAATCAGTGGACATTTTACATGGGAATTCCTCCAGAACATATAGACGAATCTTTTATGaaatctttaaaaaaatcgTTTCCAGTACCTTTAATACAGCACCATTTACGTGTTGAAAAAAGTGTCTATTCATCCGTTATAATTCCTCCGCTCATCAGTTCTCTAAAAAATATAGGTAGCACGGATGACTCGATAGAAAAATCCGTCGATACTTTAGAACAAATGTCTTTGTTGCTTTTAAATGCAGATGTTATACATAAGGACTACTCATCGGATCCTTATATATGCTCCTATAAACCTAATTCTAATAGTACATCTGATATTTTGGCTATTTCAATAGTAGGTCTATTTGACTCGTCTGTTTCCATGCGTGTCTATAATTTACTAAGGTAagatttccttttatttttactatttaaaaattaacaaaaatagGGATTTGGATTGGGGTTTCTGTGTCTTCCGTAATGAACATCTTTCCTCAATTCCTGAATCTTTAGCAGCTCCTGGCAAAGCCAACCGaactttgctttgcttaaatcaaaaaagtcaaaataTACGCTGGACTTGGAAAATAACTTGAAAATAGGACGATATTGGGAACATCGTGTACATTATTCTTAGTGAATAGAATGGTTATAATCAGCtataattataaataaattgcGTAACCAAATATCCCAAAAAACCATATCCCAAATTTCATTACAAAAACTAAACTCTATACATTATTTCTTAGGGAGGGAGCGCAAAGTTCCTGTAATATTGACTGCAGGTTCGACATCCATTACATGAATTTCTGGTTCCTGTGATGCTTTCCCTGCTTTCAGCCTCTCTAGCATTAAATTGGATTCAAATGCTTTGATAGAAGGCGAAGTAGTACCTAATGTTATGTGTAGATGAGGATTGACAGTTTTTCCACACCAGACACTCTTCGAGTCAATGTCAACAGCAAAACACATTATTCTTCCATCCCATACGAGATTTCTAAGCGTAAAGTTCACTTGATCGATACCgtcatttttattctcaAGTTGCTTAAGATATTGCTGCCATAAAATAGCTTTTTCGGGACCTAATGTTATGTGTGAACTGTGAATCATTGtaacatgaaaaaaatcttgaAGGGtataagaagaaaacttatCATCCCAGCTTATGCCCTTTGACCTAATTAATTCCTCCAAAATAGTTTTTACTTTATCTGAAGGAAAGCAGACCCCAAAATATTCAAGTTCGTTGGAGTTTTCTTCTCTCTTCAACGAGCCTCCtcccattttttttgtgtaaGCAGGCACATAATCATTAACAGCATATTCCAAAGCTTGCTGGTATTCCTCCTCACGAGGACTGTGGGTTATCAAGTCGGGCATATGCTCGCGCATATAATCGACTATCAAGCGAGTATTTTCCAGGGATCCAGCATGCGGATCCAATTCTATAATATCATCATAACCTTGATCATGAGAAAATAATTCTGGATCAAACGGTTTGTACTGTTTGTAAAACATGTCTAAAATAGCATTTACCTTTTCCACACCCTCCGATACTTTGATGCTTTGGTGACGATCACCTCGGTTTATAATTCGCTCTTGTACGAATGGACGAGTACTGGAGTTTTGCGTAAAAGGCAAAGCTACGTAACGGACACCATCTAATTCAGCTGAAACATCATTTCGAAGAGCACTCCTCATATTCGGAATATGATTGTTTCGATCAGCGAAAACAATAGAATGACCATTTTGAAATTCGCTGACAATTGCACGTGCAAACCTCTTGGGTCCTCCTTTACCAGAAGGGATATTGTCGTTTTGAACAACCGGCCAGTTAAATAGCTTCTCCAAGATCTTAGCGACCGTCGTTTTCCCACAACCAATGGTAGCAATTGGAACTAGTAATGTGTAAGGCTTTTCACTACTCGACTCGATCGAAATAGTCATAGCGTCGAGTTTAGAGAGAAGTAAAAACTCTTCACGCAGAGATATTATACCTTTGTTGTTAAGATAAAGAGCCTTTAATTCAGGCTTTTCTTGGAACTTCCTCCTACAAAAGTTCACATATTCATTAGTAATTTTCTTGTACTTTACGTAATTTAGAGGTTTGTCGTGTATAAGCATTTTTGTAACCTCTCTCCATTGTCGAAACATGCCGTAGGGCTCATCAAACTTgtacttgaaaaagaaatcattcGTTGGCTTGTGCTTTTCAGCTTGTGCAGTAGAATGACAACGCACAACAAATCCCTCGACACTGCGACTGTTCCACTTTCCAGTCTTTGCAGCTTCCTCCAAGAATTGTTTCAtgtcttcaaatttttgaatgtaaAAGGAGtcagttttcaaaaaacccCAGACTTTCGCGAATGTGGATACGTCTTCTGATGATGCCGTGGTAAATTCAGGAACATTCAAGTTTAGACCATGTAAGTACAAACCACGATGATCAGCTCGGTATGGAAGAATGTGTTCTTCAAAATCGTCATCACATAACTCTGCCACAGCCGTAACTTGGCGCTTAAAAAGTTCCTGGGCAAGTTCAGTCTTCGATTTACCAACCTTCCGTAAATGAGTTTCAAGCCACCGCTCTCCGGCTAACGCATGGGAGACGCTTTGGCCTTCAACAGCACCAAAAGAGTGCTTACTGGTAATGATGAGCTCGCCATTGGATAAAGCACTGATAAAAATGATACAGCCATTCTCCTTAACTGTCAGCTCATAAGGACCCTTTGTGTGTTCCCTCATAGACTTCCAAGTAGTGAGAGGAATCTCATCaatattgaaaaacttgTCATAGCCCCGGATAGCAATCTTTTGTTCCTTTGAGCTAGGATCCTTATAGGTGAACAAACCACGAGCGCATGTTGGCAGACGTCTTTTTACACCGGTCGTACCGTCATACGTCTTCTTGCTATCGGATACGTTGATACGGTAAGCCTGTTCCCAAACCCTCCAGGATGTCAATTCATAATTTGTACCTGGAACATTAAAGGAGACGGAGCGTATGGTAGGCTTTTTTTCACCGAAAATTCCTACTTTCAAATCACGTAATCTACAAAGCTCTTCTACAAGTTCTTTTGGAGTAGCGAACGTATTCGACATTGTGCAGATTAAAAATTCTTGGACAACTTACAAGAGTGAGCTCTGAGCCTAATAAACATCAATAtttaaacataaacaaCGCAATGTAGCAGCAAGCGAAAGAGCACAAATCACAAATCCCTCGTCCTAAGTAAGGATAAGTGTTTGGTTCctaataaaaacaaacgatcTCTGTCTTTCATTTAGCGTTGCTCGGCCATTGTCTCTAGCTCATTTATTGTCTTCCACAAGGGTCCGCTATATGATTCAACAAGTCATATCTATAAAGACCTTATACTTGTTTTATGAGGATTCAAAATCGCGTAATCCATCGCTATATCCACCATTCTTGTATCTCGTCAAGAAGGAGTTCTGCGTTGACGAGAGCTACATACCTATAGAATATAAATGAGGAATaactagaaaaaaaaataattaaaatagaattgaagaagcttcGTTTGCACAGAAAGTTGAAAGGACATCAATTGTagcatttgtttacgaaatgACAGTACCTCGTAACGGTCTGATGAACGgcagcaaaagaaaaccgGTTGATGTATGGATTGATTGTGACCCAGGGCACGACGATGTCGTTGCTTTGATGATTGCTGCATCTGCGGATCATTGTAACATTCTAGGATTGAGCACCGTGCACGGCAACACGACTGTGGAAAACGCAACTCACAATGCTCTTTCAGTGATGGAGctgttaaaaaaaaatgtcgACGTTCATTCAGGCGCTGCAAAACCTTTGATGAGGCCATCTAAGCTGGCTACTCACATCCACGGTGTAAATGGACTGGCAGACATTGCTCTTTTACCAGATCAACCGAAGAAACGAGCTGCTCCTGATGCGGTGGTAGCAATGCATCAAGCAATTTCTCAAAATCCTGTTCCAGTAACACTCGTTGCGACGGGCCCTTTGACAAACGTCGCTTTAATGCTGGCCACTTACCCAAAAGTGACCGAAAACATCGAACGACTTGTTTTTATGGGTGGAAGTACGGGAATTGGAAACATCACTTCACAAGCTGAATTCAATATGTTTGCTGACCCAGAGGCTGCAAAGCTAGTCCTTGAAACTTCTTCACTTGTCGGGAAACTTTATATGATTCCACTGGACGTAACGCATAACGTTTTGATGGATTCTTCGATCATGACAAAATTACAGCAGCATGCAAGTCCCATTGCTGAAACCATACTTGAACTTATGACCGTCTTTCAGGCCACTTATGAAACTGTCTATGGATTCAAAAATGGTGTTCCTGTACACGACGCCTGTGCAATTGTTTATGCATTATGGCCCGAAATTATGACCTCAAGGCTTATGCATGCCACTATTAGCCTTGACCACCTGACTCTTGGTCGAACAGTTTGCGATATTTGGTCGCAGCAGACCCAGTTTTTCCCAAACGTTCACATTGTTCTTAATGCTGATGTTGCTGCTTTTTGGAAGTTGTTTACGCTTATTGTCGACAAACTTGATGCCTTGTGAGTTGGTTCAGTAATGCGTTTTATGATGTTCGTTCATCACTTTTTGCacaaatgctttttcttcataacTTTACACACAGTTTCTGCAAAAAGTGATTGTATGAATTTGGCGGGACTTGCTAAGACATAATTGGGTGAAGTTGCTCCTTATacaatttttcttcgtgGTTCTTCgagatttttttaaaaaaaacttttattaAACTGACGGTCATCATCTTTCCATGAGGATTATAGTGCTATCATTTTAACTATTATGATTAATCGTCGTCTAATTTTACCATTCCAAAATCTCCTTTTAATGAGATTTCCTATCATTATGAAATGCGAATAAGAAACAAAACCTGTAGCCGACTCCGAGTATTGGGCGCAAAATTAAATAGCAAAGTCTAACATATAATGACAGAAAGGAGTAAAGCCAGACTTACTTTCAGATTCTTTAGAGAAAGAAGTGATCCAAAACATATAAATTACCATGCAACAATATCCAGTTCTCAAACCGCTTTGTAGAACTATTTGATGCTTATGCTTCACctgaagaatttgaattttcgCTAGCGGTTTTTTCAGACATAGCATCTGCCTCAGctgattcttcctttttgatGATTTCACTTCCGCCCTCTGATTCAACTGCTGTTTCTTCTGGCTCTGGCTCTGGCTCTGGCTCTTGCTCCTGCTCCTGCTCCTGCTCCTgctcttcctcttcttctttgacTGATTCGGCGGCCTTTTTCGACTCCTTTgtctttgatttctttgaagCTTGACGAGTATTTTCAGTGTTTTCAGAATTCTGGGGGGGACGACGAGTACGGGGGCGTTTTGGTTTTCGTTCGGCTTTGATAGGTGGAGCATCAGGAATCTTTTCCACAATGTCTTGTAAAAAGTCAAATTGTTCAACACTTTTCACCGCATGTTTCAAATGGGAAACGGTTACACGCTTTGCTTGGTGTAAACGTGCTTGTTGGCAAGATTCATTAATTATGCTTTGCATAAACATTTCTAATGCTTTAGACATAATGACGGGGGTAACCTGAGCTACCTTGCCAACATCCTGGTCAGCTTGcataatcttttttatacGAGCGACAGGAAACCGACTTTTCCAAGAAGCTGCTGCGGCAGCGGCTGCCGTGGAGGTAGCATTAGTAGGAGATTCTTCTGCTGCGTTGGAGGAAACAGAAGgctttgtttcttcctcACGCGCAGGTTCGACTTCAGTCATGAAGAATATAAatgattttataaaataatagGGCAAAAGGAACTTTAATAACAGAACGATAAACGGAAAAGGCAGCTAAAGGATATAGGGAGATTTGATACCAATTACCTAGTTCCTTTATTTGTCGAAATTTTGACTAGCAAAGGAAATTTGCTAGATTgaataaaaacttttttttctgggTCCAAACTTTGCCAAGCGAAGtataaaagagaatttAAACTTGAAAATTCTACAAGGAAATcggattttttttggtgcAAGTGTGGTTGGTAAAGAGTTTACCCATAGGGAACTTTTCTTGGTTATTTATATGCGAAATAGCTGCATATAAACAATTGTTATCCATGTAACTACTTCtaatagaataaaaagtaacATATAAAGTTGCAATGGGATCGAAAGAATGTCGTATATTTTTGGTTCGAAGTCAAAGCCGCCTTTTACTGACGAACTTGTAAAGAATTATAATATTGAAAATCTACAGACTAGTGCTATGGATTTCTGCGATTTCTCTAGAAGTCAATTCCTGTAGCTTTTCCTACAACTTCATATCGACATCTACGGATTTTGTTGACTCGCTTTGTAAGATGAAACGCAATCGATCATATTTCTTTGTGTATTCAGTACAGTGATCAATGCAAAAACCGAAGTTtgatttcctttgaaaGTATTTTACTTCCAACAGGAGTAAACTCTAGAAACTTTGCTATGCTTTATTGACAGTGTACCAAATGAGGCCTTACTTGTGCTCCTACACACCTTGTTATTGTAGCTAAGACTGttgtgtaaacaaatgaaaatataaatgCTCTAATTTGATTATTAAAACATAACGTATTCCACTTCTTTATACTATATCtaatttcgttttctatttcaaagCACCCAGCAAACACACGTACCAGTTCTTACGGGAGCTGTTGAATCTGCATAGTGAAAAAATTCATAGATCAAGGACCTTTTAGTAAGCAGTAAAAGCTattcttcattcatttgATAATTCGGTCCAACTCTTGCTATATTAAGTCCTTGAGTGTTCATTTCAATCACCTTTGAACGGTAAGTGTAAATGTTTGATTCGGATAGAcgtatatatatttttttcttcatgaaaGTCCTGGATTCAATAAAGTAGGTTTCGTCGCCTTTCTATATCTTTACAAACATTACGAACGAGACAGTTGTTAACAAACATAGAAGAATATCTTTACTTTCAATTGCGATGAGTTACCCAAAGCCAAGAATGAAGCGCATGCTTCGACAACATGCGGAAAGGCCCATTGATGATTCCGCTGTAGATCTGGTAAGGAACTAAAACGAAACGAAAAGTGGAACTGGAAACAAGTGTGAATTCCTCTGATTTGTCTGAAAGTTTAAAGGATATAGGTTTCTAACTACTGAGGATTTTTTCTAGATTTACCTAGAttattgtctttttttacaatcGCTCTTAAAAGAAGCCAACATTGAAGCAGAACGAACCGGCGAAAAGAAAGTCCAGCCAGTTCATATTCAAAATGTCAAACGGGTATGCGGCAAAAAATAGAGTCATTCATAATTCTTCTATCAAATGAATTACGTTCATATCTAAAAGAGGAAAACTAGCAAGGAAGCATGCTTTTGCTAACACAGAACTTAGAAAATTTTGGCCCGCTACCGAGGGTAAGCAAATATTCATAGCAGTCATAAGGaataatcaaaaaagatGCCCCGATAGAAACTCCATGGTCACTTTGAAATGAAGGTGAAACAGATAAGTGCCAGGTTCGCTTTACGAGGCTTCGATTCATTTGCATTACATGTCCGGTCTGCTGCTCAATACACGGGTGATACATCCAATCCCATTGACTTGAACAATCTAATATATCAGTCAGTTTGTGTTCATTTCCAATTCCACTAAAACGTTGTGGAACAAAGCATACCTTTTCGTGCCAATTTAACAAGACAGAAGGATTGTACTCTTGAGGATTCGCTAGTGCGCGATAAATAAAGTTCATAATGTTGTCTGAATCCTCGGTGCTGCATTGTTTTAAAAATCCTACAATATCCGTGGACCGGATGTAGCTTAACAAGTCTACAAAGGCGGATAAATATTGTTGCTGAAGTCAGGTTAATAACTGTTCGAGGAACCAAAGTAGAAATAATATATAGCATAAAGTAGTCCATTCTAAATGAACATTGAATCCACGAATTTCGGATACATGACCATGACATAGCTTCATAGAGACATTTTTGTATAGAGTCGTCAATAGCTACAAAACTAAATGCCATGTTTCATTCTCATCTCCATTCATCGTTAAATCAGCTTTACTTACTCTAGCTTCCTGAACATCATCTCCATAGGGTACATAAGACAACAAGGTTCGTAACCCTTCCATGGCATTTCCACTGTATCAATTTTTGTTAgcaagtaaagaaaaatgctTTAAAGCTGTGACTTACGCTTGAATCGTCGATCGAGCTTGAGGAACTAACTGAGAAATCGCAGCTTGCACCTGTTCCGAAGATTCTTGGCGAGGAGCAAACAAATCTTGTTCTGTGAGGACAGGCTCTGTAACAGAGTCTACATCTTGCATTCGAAATGACATGGTTCAAGCACTAATGAAGGGATTGAATGGAATTGACAAAATACGGCTCTTTGAAGAGCAGTAGAGCATAACAGACGTAGTACTAAAAGTAAGCTCTTCCTATAACTAAATacataaaaatcaaagaaaaaaaacaaatacaaGGTGTGaaacttttaatttctttcaaatccGACCTTTTTTGTTGGGACAAAGCATATATAAGTTTGACCATGCACTTTCAACTTCACCAGTACTCCATAGACCAGTATTGTAGatgattgtttttattgctAACAGACAATCGTCTCTACCTGTGGTCTTAGAATAAGATCTGAATATCTTGTAGGTATATGAGCTTGCTTTTCTGCCCTCGTAGACCTATGGTAATTCAGAAGATATGTTTTCCATAGAGATTCATGTGTGTTGTTGAAATGTAATTGAGATAagaataaatgaaaagagaaagttCCATATAAATATGAATGCAGTTTTTGATGTGAATCAACAGCGTAGCAAGTAGTAAACGCAACTATGGATATCAGTGGATCCTTGAAGATGTGACAGGAATTAGGACTAATACAAGCGTGGAATCGTAGAATAAATGATTTGTCCATGCtgtagaagaaaactttctttgatttcagTGAAACACGAAGCGAAACTTCATTTACCAAAAGTATTCTCGAAAAAGCATTGTAATATAATCTTAGAAGAGGCTAGCTGCCATAAATTACAATACCTACGTTGATTTCACAAGAACAGAATCTATCAATACTGTTGGTATTATGTCGATTGATTTCTAGATGGTTtaaattttgttaatttgttttaatttgtttttcttgttttttacaTTAGGCGCTGTTTGACCAAACATACACGAAACTTCCAGTATGCCTGTTCATGGGTACGCAGTTTGCATGCGATTTCTGCTTCAAAAGTTGCCTTGAAACTTTTTGGC
This window harbors:
- the rpp40 gene encoding RNase P and RNase MRP subunit Rpp40, encoding MNTTFSDCTFTEESGDEITNISYLEKQIEQQRYQTSVELLLPVQNESDAITTKIVDMVDSLSYYEFTGSPDILLFPDLYNNLLHSGKAFLISQAPYGSDDQISTVNGKLHVTLSKDSFLQTGLDAHPASSKTTNSLWHASYDLKTTFLQSHRKGFERLKSALGRFNNQWTFYMGIPPEHIDESFMKSLKKSFPVPLIQHHLRVEKSVYSSVIIPPLISSLKNIGSTDDSIEKSVDTLEQMSLLLLNADVIHKDYSSDPYICSYKPNSNSTSDILAISIVGLFDSSVSMRVYNLLRDLDWGFCVFRNEHLSSIPESLAAPGKANRTLLCLNQKSQNIRWTWKIT
- the urh2 gene encoding uridine ribohydrolase Urh2 — protein: MTVPRNGLMNGSKRKPVDVWIDCDPGHDDVVALMIAASADHCNILGLSTVHGNTTVENATHNALSVMELLKKNVDVHSGAAKPLMRPSKLATHIHGVNGLADIALLPDQPKKRAAPDAVVAMHQAISQNPVPVTLVATGPLTNVALMLATYPKVTENIERLVFMGGSTGIGNITSQAEFNMFADPEAAKLVLETSSLVGKLYMIPLDVTHNVLMDSSIMTKLQQHASPIAETILELMTVFQATYETVYGFKNGVPVHDACAIVYALWPEIMTSRLMHATISLDHLTLGRTVCDIWSQQTQFFPNVHIVLNADVAAFWKLFTLIVDKLDAL
- the arc5 gene encoding ARP2/3 actin-organizing complex subunit Arc5, with product MSFRMQDVDSVTEPVLTEQDLFAPRQESSEQVQAAISQLVPQARSTIQAGNAMEGLRTLLSYVPYGDDVQEARQQYLSAFVDLLSYIRSTDIVGFLKQCSTEDSDNIMNFIYRALANPQEYNPSVLLNWHEKIVQVNGIGCITRVLSSRPDM
- a CDS encoding DNA polymerase epsilon subunit Dpb3; protein product: MTEVEPAREEETKPSVSSNAAEESPTNATSTAAAAAAASWKSRFPVARIKKIMQADQDVGKVAQVTPVIMSKALEMFMQSIINESCQQARLHQAKRVTVSHLKHAVKSVEQFDFLQDIVEKIPDAPPIKAERKPKRPRTRRPPQNSENTENTRQASKKSKTKESKKAAESVKEEEEEQEQEQEQEQEPEPEPEPEETAVESEGGSEIIKKEESAEADAMSEKTASENSNSSGEA
- the trl1 gene encoding tRNA ligase Trl1 — translated: MSNTFATPKELVEELCRLRDLKVGIFGEKKPTIRSVSFNVPGTNYELTSWRVWEQAYRINVSDSKKTYDGTTGVKRRLPTCARGLFTYKDPSSKEQKIAIRGYDKFFNIDEIPLTTWKSMREHTKGPYELTVKENGCIIFISALSNGELIITSKHSFGAVEGQSVSHALAGERWLETHLRKVGKSKTELAQELFKRQVTAVAELCDDDFEEHILPYRADHRGLYLHGLNLNVPEFTTASSEDVSTFAKVWGFLKTDSFYIQKFEDMKQFLEEAAKTGKWNSRSVEGFVVRCHSTAQAEKHKPTNDFFFKYKFDEPYGMFRQWREVTKMLIHDKPLNYVKYKKITNEYVNFCRRKFQEKPELKALYLNNKGIISLREEFLLLSKLDAMTISIESSSEKPYTLLVPIATIGCGKTTVAKILEKLFNWPVVQNDNIPSGKGGPKRFARAIVSEFQNGHSIVFADRNNHIPNMRSALRNDVSAELDGVRYVALPFTQNSSTRPFVQERIINRGDRHQSIKVSEGVEKVNAILDMFYKQYKPFDPELFSHDQGYDDIIELDPHAGSLENTRLIVDYMREHMPDLITHSPREEEYQQALEYAVNDYVPAYTKKMGGGSLKREENSNELEYFGVCFPSDKVKTILEELIRSKGISWDDKFSSYTLQDFFHVTMIHSSHITLGPEKAILWQQYLKQLENKNDGIDQVNFTLRNLVWDGRIMCFAVDIDSKSVWCGKTVNPHLHITLGTTSPSIKAFESNLMLERLKAGKASQEPEIHVMDVEPAVNITGTLRSLPKK
- the wip1 gene encoding CENP-W-like protein, producing MFDSDRRIYIFFFMKVLDSIKRISLLSIAMSYPKPRMKRMLRQHAERPIDDSAVDLIYLDYCLFLQSLLKEANIEAERTGEKKVQPVHIQNVKRKILARYRG